Within Citrus sinensis cultivar Valencia sweet orange chromosome 1, DVS_A1.0, whole genome shotgun sequence, the genomic segment gacATAAGTTTtggtataaaattttttactgattaattgaatatttgaaataacatgttacaaattatttattttagactTGAAATCATAAAATGTCTCCGACTTTTTTGATGTTGTGAtgaatttgagtttttgtttgggtaataacaatattaattattaaaataaagaaaaaaagttaaatttatcGGAGCTGTTTTCTGATAAACGAAATGTCAAAGTCTcctataaaattagaaaaactaCTTTCAAAACTTATTTGAGATGTATTCTTAGGAAAAAATCAGGTGAAAAATCGTGGTGATGATATTGAATCTCGTTAATTTCTTTGAGACACTCAATACgatctatttaaatttaacatagaaaattattaatgctACACTTGAATTTGACCTCTTTTACCGGAGGTGGAATCACGATTTTGGCTCGGCAAGGGCCAGAATGTAGAAACGGATGATCTAGGAGAGTCGTATCCTAAATGTGGTAAATTTGAGGGGCTATATTGTAATAATTGTATAAAAGTAAGTTAAATATTCAGGGGTGGGGATATTTCCACCCCATTATTTGTGTAAACCTGCCCCACTtctacaaaaaatatataataaatatacatttttctaataaatataaatcaacaaaaaaagtaattaatcaattaaattattcttatattttcttttacttaagttttttactattaaagtaCATTTGATATAagttctatttaattattctacTTTATGACATAAAATGACCTACCTGcccaaaaaaatgtgttattgTATCTAATACTTGAGATACTTAATTTTGTGACTTATAATATAACTTCTTAAATGaactataataatttttaatattttacatgtaAATGGCATAAAGTTGACCgcctaataatttaatgagtaTTTTCTCGCAAAGACATTaagttagtttaattaaaaattaataatcttactaataaagtagaattaactatttagaaacaatgaattttgcataaaattaaaaaattattgaagttgaattaaatttttggtatttttaccctttaaggataaaatagtcaatttaaatttaggttAAAGCAATCTTATtagtcaaatataataaaaaatgtaagtcacaacaaaataaattaagatagatttaattgattaattcttctgaactcttcttgagttgaaaattttaaaaataatgagatttttttgtaattatattctaaaaatggggtggatttacaaaatttgtgGGTTAGAAATATCACCACCGACCCCTTATTGTTGAGTGATGATATCTCCACCCCACAATTTTTGTAAATCAAccccattttcaaaatgtaattataacagttgcacattatttttaaaaattttcaaatcaagaaGAACTttggagaattaattaattaaatctatctTAATTCACTTGTTTTTGTGACTTTAGTTTTTTTAGCATACTTGATTATAAAGATTGCTTTGacataagtttaaattgactattttacccttataaagtaaatttatcaagaatttactttaacttcaatatttttctaatttgtacCAAACTCATTGTTTCTAATACAACTTTATCAGtatgatgattattttttaattaaattaacatagtGTCTTTATGGCGCAATTCTCATGTAGATTCATGAACTatcaaatttatgtcatttacaCATAAGGGTAGTGAAATAACAATTAggtttcatttaaaaaaattagattataattcacaaaattaaatacctaaattattagatacaaTAGCTCATATTCTATGGGggtaattttgtctttttatatcataataataaaatagtaaaataaaatttggattaaaatttatgataaaaaatggtaaaagaacctaagaaaaaaattaatagaaaaatttaatatattaactgtacaaaactttttttaatttatatttttaagaatattatgaacttattgtaattattttctagaagTGGGGtggatttacaaaaatagtGGGGTGGAAATATCCCCGTCTCCCTAAAGACTAATCAATTAGCATAATTAATATATGgagtaaaaaatataagaaggTCTTCACTCCTCACAAACTCTGGCAAATTAAGCCAAGAAAGAAACTGCAATGGAGGCGTTGAGAAAGGTTGCTTTAGCCTATTATAATTCTGGAACCGATGAAGAAAGACGtttattcaaccaattttTCCAATCAATGGATAAAGATGGAAACGGTAGGGTGAGTTACAGGGAGTTTTCAGATTTCATGTCGCAGAAAGCACACGATGAGAACATGCGTACTCGTGACTTCTTCAATCAACTAGACATCGATAGAAGCGGAGGTTTAGATTTTAAGGAAGTGTTGACTCTCTACTATATACTGAAAAGTGGAAGGCCAATTTGCGGCCAGTGCAAAATCTTCATAACCAATGAGTATTTCGCTTGCATGAAGTGCTTTGAAACCGGGAGCGCCGCTTACAGTATCTGCCTGGAATGTTTCCGCGATGGAGCGAGTCTCAATCACAATCATGTCCGTTTTAATTTTGTGGATAATTTCTCGTTGCTTGAGTCTTTGAGGAAGAAACCTTTACCCAATCATCaggtatttattattattatattattattatgagtaaatatttgttttgtctctatataagtatttatttaatccttatattttaaaaaatatcttaaaatacCCTTACTATTAtacccttattttttctttgtttttatgaTAACATCCATGCAACAATATTCTTGGTGATGctaatgaaaagaaagaaaaatgttaatttattaaattaacattaaaagtaaaataaaaattaacattaaaagtaaaataatttttttattttacttttaggattaattagtaacatgattttttaaaaattattaacaagatAACAAGATATTAAATGTAGCTTTAAgttggtaatttatttatttataaatatttattagaaagaTTATTGCAAGTGTctgaaaaatatcaatttcttTAGACAGATAATTATTGGTAAtttgctaattaattttttttatagataaattaattaatgtttttagATTGTTGCAAGATTattattggaaaaataaagaaaaatgtgagaaaaatattatatatttaatagtaGGAGTGTCttttggtatttttaaaaatataggattgaatgactatttttattttgtataatggGTGCCATCCGTTCGAAGCAAAAGTAGTTGAAACCGAAGGCGAAACAAGGCCCTCTAAGCCCAGGACAAGGGGGTTGACacttaattcaaaatataatgttCTAAAAGCATTACCAAAagactttttaaataagattttattatttatttgaagagccacatcaatatttaagatttcaAAAGACActtcaattaaaattcttcaaataaaaaatgattatctctcttcaaatttagAGAGTTGTTTTCTccttcttcaatttatattttattacttttcattggagaaagagagagaagtgctttaattactattgacttttcctttaaaaaaaataattatttgattaaaataatattaatttatttctatttgaagagttttttgaAGAATAATATATCTTTTCACCATTTTATTTGCCACATAGATAAGCAAACTGGAGAtgctcttaaaatttatagcaCCTCCACAagtctttataaattttactcttcaaatatctATTTGCTTACCTATGTGGTAAATAGAAGggtgaaaaaatatgttattctccaaaagactcttcaaatagaaataaattaatattattttaatcaaataattattttttttaaaggaaaggtcaatagcaattaaaacacttctctctttttctctaatgaaaaataataaaatataaattgaagagggagaaagcaactctccaaatttgaagagagaaaattattttttatttgaagaattttaattaaagtgttTTAGAACCTTAAATGTTGATGTGACTctttaaataagtaataacattttatttgaatagtCTTTTGGTGATGCTCTAAAAGAGCATTCACCTATATACtaattgaagattttaatttttgaaattaattgcctatttataaaacttgtaTTGATTCTACAATTGATTGCAGCCAAGTTTGAACAGTTGTTCAGAAAGTTCTTCACATCTTGTAATTGTTCCTTACAATCCAAATATCCCAGGGGAGAGAAGGGTGAGTTTGACTAaactttgattaattaattttgaataatcacttgattattttatttggtgcataacatttttataaatttggatATAGTGCTGAGGAGCTGTgttgatttttatatattcttgGAGTGAATTTCTTGTTGATATATCTATAGTCTGATAGTGAATTTCTTCGcgttaaattatttattgatttctaGGGTCTATGGCAAGCGGCATTAAAAGTTTTCGAAGCTGCACTTCCCATTGCAGGAATTGTTGCCGGTTGTTCAATTATGTGAGGCTTGCACACTTCAAATATATTCACAGAAGAAGACTGCAGTCGTCCATCCTAGCTATCctgaagatgaagaatatATAAGCTGTGTGCAATGTTTAGATTTCTTTATGTATGTTTTCAAGTTAATTTGACTTTAGCGTAcgactatttttttatttattacatgaTACTATTTCTCAAGAGCACagctgatatttacaaatcaaattattattggGAGTAATTTACATCAAGaattggactattggcaccccttcaTTGATCTTATAAAACTCTTATGATgttataattacatttaaggacaaatataaatagaattaatctcatttatattttctctctcttcaatttcattttgcttgcacaatataaattttttttaatcattagtatAATCTGAATTTAAGAAgcaatctaaatttttttttatcatttaattaatctaaatttaagaaGCAAAATTTTAAGCCAAAACAATActcttgtaatatatatagCAACAAAATTAGGATACAACAttgtgagaaaataaattaaataaaattttatctcactacaaataattttttaagaattctCAAACTAATTTTTGCACCAaaagtttatatgtataaaattgtattggacccataaaatattcaatatttataaggtttttctaactttttctattagattttttttttagaaattaattgataaagaaagtttcaagaaaagaatacaattattaagataaaaagaatGAGAAAGTTATTAGAAATTGtaagatttataaatgataatagtatttatttagaaaaaggatatttttggtattaagtggaatataattgaaaagggagtttcaaaaggattttagAGGAGTGCTAATAGTCCCACTCTTACATCAAATATAAAGCAGCCTATCTAGATTTTTAGGCTCGAATAGCCCGCTCAGATTTttaccctctctaatattcgagagaagtctactccactcacatttcgaaaGTGAGAAGATTGTCTTCActcaaattaaagaagaaaaataaactccCACAATGCATTGTGGGGTTCGAACCCATGATCTCACAATTGAAGGTATGGGTTCTAACCACTAGACTAAAGCCTAGTGGCTATACGTGCGGCTGTGTTTTAGTTTAACTTTTGTCGCAATTTTTGGTACTCCGTTTTCGGTATGAAGGGCTGCATGAATTTACTTtcatatttcaataaaatttaagattaaacttatttgtatatttgtgAAAGACAATTTGCTtcaatagttaattaatagtcattattattattattattattattattattattattattattataattataattataataataataataataataataataataataataataatgactattaataataataataataataataataataataataataataataataatatctggGCTAGGCCCAAAGTAGTTCCACCATTGTTGGAACCAGTTTGGAAGGCTTTGTacggttatttttgaattgaagaaaaataaccaagaatgagtctttttagggttttgaatgaaaaatgtaTTGAACCAGGCCTGTTGATAGTCCCAGtaggagaaaaataaacaatgctttaatttttgttggaaATCGACGggaaaagtttttaatttgtggaGTTCATCACCCCACTGTTTTGGGCTCAAGACTTTAAGAATGGTAGCCGTGGAATAGGCTGGTTCAGTGTGGGATTCactgagaaagaaatgtttgaactTTACAGACTGAGTGATTTCCAAAATACTTTGGTAGAAAGACTGGGGTTTTGACAAATCCCaaggtttgaaaaaccagcctttcgggaaaatctttgaaatgGCTTGAAAAGGATCAGAATGATAAAACCCATCTTCCATGGATAAaacattttgatgatgagtttTATGAAACCAATCCGAAGATTTTTGTGAAAGGTTTGATTGAGAAACAATAATTGAAGAAGAGCTTTCACATGAAACAATTTCTTTAGAAGAATAAGGTTTTGAAACTGTTTTGGAAGCAGATTTCTCTTCCTCAGGAACTGGAGAAAGAGCTTTATTTTGGGAAAAACTTTGTAAAGCGAGCATAAGCTCGGGGGACTTTGAAATGGAATTCATCAATTCTTTTACCTGTTCTTGAGAGGCAATGGCTTTAGATTGTGCTTCTTGATCTTCAATCATGTCTATCCAAGATTTTATAGGCATGGCAGAAGAGAGTAGTTTGTCTTTAAGGGGAGTTGTTTGGGTTTCTTTAGAGGTTGCTTGAGAAGCAGAGTCTTTAAGAATGGCTTTGCCTTTGTCTTTCTTTCTGGgtggcattatctgttttggagaaattccctggttagaaaatcagggaTAGAATTTGTATCGTCTTTAATGAATTCaatgtcaaaataaaaaacacttaaaatagcttgccatcgtgcaaaaatctgttttgatgcaatgttctgtacatctttttctaaaacatgttttgcagctttgcagtcaattctaagtaaaaatttttgatttaataaatcactttgaaatttagatatacataaaacaatggaaagaatttcttttttaatagtagAGTAATTTCTTTGACATTCATTCTAATGAGCAGAAACATACTGTACTTTTTGTtccttattattttctttttgttttaatattcctccataacctaaatcTGATGCATCAGtctcaacaattttaggtaatgtaGGATTtacaagaaataaacaaggGATATCTTTAACAAAACTCTTTATGAGTTTAACTACTTTAGTGTGTTCGTCTGTCCATGCAACAtggtttttctttaatctatcatgcaaaggttttGATAACCTATTGATGTTAGGACAGAAATCAAggacataatttaaacttcttAAGAATCTTTGCAATTGGGTTTTATCAAGGATTCTATCAAGAAACTTGTCAGCGAAGACAAGAGATCGCTCAATAGGAGTAATAGTTCCTTTGGAAATGTAATGACCTAAGAACCTGATCTTTGTTTGAAACAAAGAGACTTTAGAACTAGAAATGGCTAAACCAGCCTTTCTAGTGGCAAGGAAAAAATTCTTTAGATATTTGAAATGTTGGTCAATTGTTTGGGAAAAGATCAACACATAGTGTatataaacaatgcaaaattcAGAGAAAgggttataaatatcattaataattctttGGAATTCTGAAGGTGCATTTTTTAAACCGAATGGCATTACAGTCCATTCGTACTGTCCAAAGGAACAATAAAAGCAGTTTTATAACGGTCTTTAGggtgaatttgaatttgccaaaatccagatttcatatcaaattttgaaaaaatgaatgcAGCATGAAGTTTCTGGagcaaattctttttattaggtataggatacctaatccattttaatgctttattcaGAGGTTTGTAATTTATGACTAATCTGGGTGTGTAATATAGTTTAGAGACTGtgtttaaagacttgtgttttgtttgaaaattgtttGTGTGGTGAGTGTTACCTTTGGGTGCCTTGGTAGCTTTTGGTTGTAAGTCCCGATTTGGTTGAAGGGCAGTAAAACCAATTCTTAGCCTTGGATTGTAGTCACACCGACAAGACTATTAATAGGGCATAGGTTTTTGACCATGGATTCTCTACTCTATAGAGCATCTTctttttctagctcttcttccgggaagactaAAGATTCAAATAATGTTGTTAATTCAgaagaatttgtaattgaagactttaataaagcaattgataatTAGGAACTACCAAAGATTTCCAAAGAaatgatttacaaaacaaaaaagcttgattttctaaagaatgattatgttataaaaattgaagaacGTGACATAACCCTTTCAAAGCCATTTGAAACTATTCacttattttcaaaaca encodes:
- the LOC102613415 gene encoding uncharacterized protein LOC102613415; the protein is MEALSKVALAYYNSGTDEERRLFNQFFQSMDKDGNGRVSYREFSDFMSQKAHDENMRTRDFFNQLDIDRSGGLDFKEVLTLYYILKSGRPICGQCKIFITNEYFACMKCFETGSAAYSICLECFRDGASLNHNHVRFNFVDNFSLLESLRKKPLPNHQPSLNSCSESSSHLVIVPYNPNIPGERRGLWQAALKVFEAALPIAGIVAGCSIM